One segment of Synechococcus sp. A15-24 DNA contains the following:
- a CDS encoding UbiD family decarboxylase gives MALFRSGPATRDLRGFLQVLDQRGQLKRITAPVDPDLELAAIADRVLSQGGPALLFEKVIGSSMPVAVNTLGTVERVVWSMGLERVEQLEDLGSRLALLQQPRPPKGLSETKQFARVFWDLVKAKPDRDLTPPCRQQIFKGDAVNLDNIPLIRPWPGDAGGVITLGLVITKDPETGVPNVGVYRLQRQSVKTMTVHWLSVRGGARHLRKAAAIGKKLEVAVAIGVHPLLVMAAATPIPVQLSEWLFAGIYAGEGVRLSPCKTLDLQVPSHSEVVLEGTITPGEVLPDGPFGDHMGFYGGVEDSPLVRFHCMTQRRDPVFLTTFSGRPPKEEAMLAIALNRIYTPILRQQIPEITDFFLPMEALSYKLAVISIDKAYPGQAKRAAMAFWSALPQFTYTKFVVVVDKHINVRDPRQVVWAIAAQVDPQRDLFTLADTPFDSLDFASEQLGLGGRLAIDATTKVGPEKNHDWGEPLSRPADLEERVSARWSELGLDGLGQDEPDPSLFGYALDRLIQGLKTSP, from the coding sequence ATGGCCCTGTTCCGATCTGGCCCGGCCACCCGCGACCTGCGCGGTTTTCTGCAAGTGCTGGATCAGCGCGGACAACTCAAACGGATCACAGCACCGGTGGACCCCGATCTTGAACTGGCGGCCATTGCAGACCGCGTGCTCTCCCAGGGGGGACCCGCCCTGCTGTTCGAGAAAGTGATCGGGTCGTCGATGCCGGTGGCGGTGAACACCCTCGGCACCGTGGAACGGGTGGTCTGGAGCATGGGTCTCGAACGAGTCGAGCAGCTGGAGGACCTTGGCTCGAGGCTGGCCCTCCTGCAGCAACCACGCCCCCCGAAGGGACTCAGCGAAACCAAGCAGTTCGCCCGAGTGTTCTGGGATCTGGTGAAGGCCAAACCCGACCGTGATCTGACACCCCCCTGCCGGCAGCAGATCTTCAAAGGTGACGCGGTCAACCTCGACAACATCCCCTTGATCCGCCCCTGGCCAGGGGACGCGGGTGGGGTGATCACCCTGGGGCTTGTGATCACCAAAGACCCGGAAACCGGCGTGCCGAATGTGGGGGTCTACCGGCTGCAGAGGCAGTCGGTGAAAACCATGACCGTGCATTGGCTCAGCGTGCGGGGCGGTGCCCGCCATCTGCGCAAGGCTGCAGCGATTGGCAAGAAGCTTGAGGTGGCTGTTGCCATCGGCGTGCACCCGCTGCTGGTGATGGCCGCCGCCACCCCGATTCCCGTGCAGCTGAGTGAATGGTTGTTTGCAGGGATCTACGCCGGAGAAGGGGTGCGTCTCAGCCCCTGCAAGACCCTGGATCTGCAAGTGCCCAGCCACAGTGAAGTGGTCCTGGAGGGAACCATCACCCCAGGCGAGGTGCTGCCCGACGGCCCCTTCGGCGACCACATGGGCTTCTACGGCGGAGTGGAGGACTCACCACTGGTGCGCTTCCACTGCATGACGCAGCGACGGGATCCGGTGTTCCTCACCACCTTCAGTGGGCGTCCACCCAAGGAAGAGGCGATGTTGGCCATCGCCCTGAACCGCATCTACACCCCGATCCTGCGTCAGCAGATTCCGGAAATCACGGACTTCTTCCTGCCGATGGAAGCCCTCAGCTACAAGCTGGCGGTGATCTCGATCGACAAGGCGTATCCGGGCCAGGCCAAACGCGCAGCGATGGCTTTCTGGAGTGCCCTGCCCCAGTTCACGTACACCAAGTTCGTGGTGGTGGTGGACAAGCACATCAATGTGCGGGACCCGCGCCAGGTGGTGTGGGCAATCGCAGCACAGGTTGATCCTCAGCGGGATTTGTTCACCTTGGCGGACACCCCCTTCGACAGCCTCGATTTCGCCAGCGAGCAACTTGGACTGGGCGGCCGTCTGGCCATCGACGCCACCACGAAGGTGGGTCCGGAGAAAAACCATGACTGGGGGGAACCGCTCAGCCGTCCGGCCGACCTGGAGGAACGGGTGTCCGCGCGCTGGTCCGAACTCGGACTGGATGGACTGGGCCAGGACGAACCGGATCCGAGCCTGTTCGGCTATGCCCTCGATCGCTTGATCCAGGGCCTGAAGACCAGCCCATAG
- a CDS encoding 2-phosphosulfolactate phosphatase family protein has protein sequence MQIFYFHVPAEMPADASPDAAVVIDVLRATTTIAWALHHGAEAVQAFADLEDLRAAAEAWPADQRLLLGERGGQTLAGFDLGNSPVAVVPATVSGKRLFMSTTNGTRALDRVRQVPLLVTAALPNREAVAQRLLKESPETVAILGSGWEGTYSLEDSLAAGALAARLQELSQAVTLANDEATAATALWQQWRHDPEACLRTASHGQRLIRLGDHDDDFRCCAGLDQLSVVPTQQSPGVLRAI, from the coding sequence ATGCAGATCTTCTATTTCCACGTTCCGGCGGAGATGCCGGCGGATGCCAGCCCTGATGCAGCGGTGGTGATCGATGTGCTGCGCGCCACCACCACCATCGCCTGGGCTCTGCACCACGGAGCGGAAGCGGTGCAGGCCTTCGCTGATCTGGAGGATCTGCGGGCGGCGGCCGAGGCCTGGCCTGCCGACCAGCGACTGCTGCTGGGCGAGCGCGGGGGGCAGACCCTGGCGGGCTTTGACCTGGGAAATTCCCCCGTGGCTGTTGTACCCGCAACCGTGTCCGGCAAACGCCTGTTCATGAGCACCACCAACGGCACCCGTGCCCTGGATCGGGTGCGTCAGGTGCCTTTGTTGGTGACAGCTGCTCTGCCGAACCGTGAAGCGGTGGCCCAGCGTCTGTTGAAGGAATCACCTGAAACCGTGGCCATTTTGGGCAGCGGTTGGGAAGGGACGTACTCCCTCGAGGATTCCCTTGCTGCGGGTGCTCTGGCGGCGCGCCTGCAGGAGCTGAGTCAAGCGGTGACGCTCGCCAACGATGAAGCCACAGCAGCTACGGCCCTGTGGCAGCAGTGGCGTCATGATCCCGAAGCCTGTCTGCGTACGGCCAGCCACGGGCAACGGCTGATCCGGCTCGGTGACCATGACGACGACTTCCGCTGCTGTGCCGGCCTGGACCAGTTGAGTGTCGTTCCAACGCAACAGTCGCCGGGAGTGCTACGAGCGATCTGA
- a CDS encoding carbon-nitrogen hydrolase family protein, with translation MNDFLAAAVQLTSSQDPEINFNAAEEQIDLAARRGADLVGLPENFAFMGEDSRRLELASDLAERCSRFLVTMARRYQVVLLGGGFPAPVGDGSRTLNRAELVDRDGQLLARYDKIHLFDVDLPDGNTYRESATVNAGQELPPVVDVPGLCKVGLSICYDVRFPELYRHLVGAGADLLMIPAAFTAFTGKDHWQVLLQARAIENTAYVLAPAQTGLHYGRRHSHGHAMVIDPWGTVLADAGVLPGAAIAPVNTAHQGHVRDQMPSLRHRRPALF, from the coding sequence GTGAACGACTTCCTGGCGGCTGCCGTGCAGCTCACGAGCAGCCAGGACCCGGAAATCAATTTCAATGCCGCCGAGGAGCAGATCGATCTGGCGGCTCGACGTGGTGCGGATCTGGTGGGTTTGCCTGAGAACTTCGCCTTCATGGGCGAGGACAGTCGCCGCCTGGAGCTGGCGTCTGACCTGGCCGAACGCTGCAGCCGCTTTCTGGTGACGATGGCGCGGCGCTACCAGGTGGTGCTGCTGGGCGGAGGATTCCCTGCGCCGGTGGGTGATGGCTCGAGGACGTTGAACCGGGCAGAACTGGTGGACCGGGATGGCCAGCTGTTGGCCCGCTACGACAAGATCCACCTCTTCGACGTTGACCTTCCCGACGGCAACACCTATCGCGAGTCGGCAACCGTGAATGCCGGCCAGGAGCTGCCGCCTGTGGTGGATGTTCCGGGTCTGTGCAAGGTGGGTCTGTCCATCTGTTACGACGTTCGCTTCCCTGAGCTGTATCGACACCTCGTGGGGGCTGGAGCCGATCTGCTGATGATTCCAGCCGCTTTCACCGCCTTTACCGGCAAGGACCACTGGCAAGTGCTGCTTCAGGCCCGAGCCATCGAAAACACCGCCTACGTGCTGGCTCCGGCGCAGACCGGCCTGCACTACGGGCGTCGCCACAGCCATGGTCACGCCATGGTGATTGATCCTTGGGGCACGGTGTTGGCCGATGCGGGTGTGTTGCCTGGGGCTGCGATTGCACCCGTCAACACGGCCCATCAGGGACATGTTCGGGATCAGATGCCGAGCCTGCGCCACCGCCGGCCGGCATTGTTCTGA
- a CDS encoding N-acetylmuramoyl-L-alanine amidase produces the protein MLPSLPAQAASALAAWALTENGTLQLRTSRNARLQAFFQDASDGRGTRVWVDFPGELRFPRRLTGRGAVKEIRLGKPRPGATRLVVEFRPGVKLDPSQLKLRGTAPDRWELNFTGLPTRGLDDLGEGDLSGRATAWRPPGRFAPSRTPVDPSGLPTVTRGRYTIVIDPGHGGPDPGAVGIGGLRETDVVLDVSLQVAALLRARGVDVLLTRTGDVDVDLPPRVSLANRSSATAFISIHANALSMRRQDVNGIETFFYSDPRSGRLAGYLQQQIMDVSPGTPNRGVRRGRFFVIRRTVMPAALVEMGFVTGAIDAPRLARADHRRRLALALATGILNYLRQEVR, from the coding sequence ATGCTGCCCTCGCTGCCGGCTCAGGCGGCCAGTGCTCTGGCGGCCTGGGCGCTCACTGAGAACGGCACGCTGCAGTTGCGCACCAGCCGCAATGCAAGGCTTCAGGCCTTTTTTCAGGACGCCAGCGACGGCCGCGGCACCCGCGTCTGGGTCGATTTTCCCGGTGAACTTCGCTTTCCCCGTCGGCTGACGGGCCGCGGCGCGGTCAAGGAGATCCGACTGGGCAAGCCACGGCCTGGGGCCACGCGTTTGGTGGTGGAGTTCCGTCCCGGTGTGAAACTGGATCCCAGTCAGTTGAAACTGAGGGGGACGGCCCCCGATCGCTGGGAGCTGAACTTCACCGGTCTGCCCACCCGTGGGCTCGATGATTTGGGCGAAGGGGATCTCTCGGGCCGCGCCACGGCCTGGCGACCTCCTGGCCGCTTCGCCCCAAGCCGTACGCCGGTGGATCCCTCAGGACTCCCCACCGTGACCCGCGGCCGCTACACAATCGTCATCGACCCTGGCCACGGCGGACCGGATCCAGGCGCAGTCGGCATCGGCGGACTGCGGGAGACCGATGTGGTGCTGGATGTGTCTCTGCAGGTGGCCGCTCTGTTGCGAGCCCGCGGCGTCGACGTGTTGCTGACGCGCACCGGAGATGTGGATGTTGATCTGCCGCCGCGGGTTTCCCTGGCGAATCGCTCCTCCGCCACCGCCTTCATCAGCATCCATGCCAACGCCCTCAGCATGCGGCGCCAGGACGTCAATGGGATTGAAACCTTTTTCTACTCGGACCCTCGATCCGGCCGGTTAGCCGGCTATTTGCAGCAGCAGATTATGGATGTGTCGCCTGGAACGCCCAACCGCGGTGTGCGCCGCGGCCGCTTCTTTGTGATCCGGCGGACGGTGATGCCGGCCGCATTGGTGGAGATGGGTTTTGTTACCGGAGCCATCGATGCCCCCCGACTCGCCAGGGCCGATCACCGGCGTCGCTTGGCCCTGGCCCTGGCCACGGGGATTCTTAATTACCTCCGCCAGGAGGTGCGATGA
- the murI gene encoding glutamate racemase, with translation MSPRLGFFDSGVGGLTVLRRVLERHGSVSCVYLGDTERVPYGNRPPAEIRRIAAEVVGWLRDQQVSTVVMACNTTNALARDVAEGQAGGPVIGLIGAAAAMVETRRVGVLATPATVASAAYSASIEALHPGALVVEQACPAFVPLIEAGDCSSDELRQVAKAYLDPLLAASVETIVLGCTHYPLLIPLLKQLLPDAIQLIDPALGVARQLDAVLGVPRSTPGDTLELGQCRFCVTADPDGFANRATPWLGARPEVHLQRLQS, from the coding sequence ATGAGTCCGCGGCTTGGCTTTTTCGACAGCGGTGTCGGGGGATTGACCGTGCTTCGGCGGGTGCTGGAACGCCATGGTTCGGTGTCGTGTGTGTATCTCGGCGATACAGAAAGGGTCCCCTACGGCAACCGACCTCCGGCGGAGATTCGTCGCATTGCCGCTGAAGTGGTCGGCTGGTTGCGGGATCAGCAGGTGTCGACGGTGGTGATGGCCTGCAACACCACCAATGCCCTGGCGCGGGACGTGGCTGAGGGGCAGGCGGGTGGCCCGGTGATCGGGCTAATCGGTGCCGCGGCGGCCATGGTGGAAACCCGGCGGGTGGGAGTGCTGGCGACACCAGCCACGGTGGCCTCGGCGGCCTACAGCGCCAGCATCGAAGCCCTCCATCCCGGAGCTCTTGTCGTGGAGCAGGCTTGTCCGGCTTTCGTTCCCTTGATTGAGGCCGGTGACTGCAGCAGTGACGAACTGAGACAGGTGGCCAAGGCTTATCTCGATCCCCTGTTGGCGGCCTCCGTGGAAACGATTGTGCTCGGCTGCACCCACTACCCATTGCTGATTCCTTTGTTGAAGCAGTTGCTGCCGGATGCCATTCAGTTGATTGACCCTGCTCTCGGAGTGGCCCGTCAGTTGGATGCCGTTCTCGGTGTTCCCCGGTCAACACCCGGCGACACCCTTGAGCTTGGGCAATGCCGCTTTTGCGTCACTGCGGATCCTGACGGTTTTGCCAACCGCGCCACTCCCTGGCTTGGGGCCCGCCCTGAGGTTCATTTGCAACGGCTGCAGAGCTGA
- the sds gene encoding solanesyl diphosphate synthase, with translation MITVTELLQPVETDLETLLGDLRSLIGAGHPILQAAAEHLFSAGGKRLRPGIVLLLSRALSADGQLTPRHRRLAEITEMIHTASLVHDDVVDEASTRRGVDTVHSRFDARVAVLAGDFLFAQASWHLANLDDLEVVKLLSRVIMDLADGEVKQGLFRFDTAQSFETYLEKSYCKTASLIANSARAAGVLSGCSASELDGLYCFGRQLGLAFQVVDDILDFTGSDQQLGKPAASDLASGYLTAPTFYAMEEHPGLQALIAREFAEPGDLDQALEMVRSSRAIPRTRELAETFARESRDAIAWMTDSPCKRALLELPDFVLSRLY, from the coding sequence ATGATCACCGTCACCGAGCTGCTGCAACCGGTCGAAACCGATCTCGAAACTCTGCTCGGAGATCTGCGCAGCCTGATTGGCGCCGGACATCCAATTCTTCAGGCCGCTGCCGAGCATCTCTTCAGCGCCGGTGGCAAAAGGCTTCGCCCCGGCATTGTTCTTTTGCTGTCCCGCGCACTTTCCGCTGACGGCCAGCTAACACCAAGGCATCGACGCTTGGCCGAGATCACCGAGATGATCCATACGGCCTCGCTCGTTCACGATGATGTGGTCGATGAGGCGTCCACCCGTCGTGGTGTGGACACCGTCCATAGCCGCTTTGATGCGCGTGTTGCCGTTCTGGCCGGTGATTTTCTCTTTGCGCAGGCCAGCTGGCATCTCGCCAACCTCGATGACCTTGAGGTGGTGAAGCTGCTCAGCCGCGTGATCATGGATCTGGCGGATGGTGAGGTGAAGCAGGGTCTCTTCCGTTTCGACACCGCGCAGAGCTTCGAGACTTACCTCGAAAAGAGCTATTGCAAAACCGCCTCGTTGATCGCCAACAGTGCACGGGCCGCAGGGGTTCTCAGTGGTTGTTCCGCATCTGAGCTGGATGGGCTGTACTGCTTCGGCCGTCAGCTGGGGCTGGCGTTCCAAGTGGTGGACGACATCCTCGATTTCACCGGCAGTGATCAGCAGCTCGGCAAGCCCGCTGCCAGCGACCTGGCCAGCGGCTATCTGACGGCCCCCACCTTTTACGCCATGGAGGAGCACCCAGGCCTGCAGGCCTTGATTGCCCGTGAGTTTGCAGAGCCAGGGGACCTTGACCAGGCCCTGGAGATGGTGCGCTCCTCCCGCGCCATTCCTCGTACCAGGGAATTGGCGGAAACCTTCGCTCGGGAATCCCGTGACGCCATTGCCTGGATGACCGACTCCCCCTGCAAGCGGGCCCTGCTGGAGCTTCCTGACTTTGTGCTCAGCCGTCTGTACTGA
- a CDS encoding HAD family phosphatase, giving the protein MPALPAACLFDLDGLLLDTEPLHSRGWSEAARHFGAQLSNDQLLQLKGRRRLDCAALVSSWLPRPVESDDLLAVQQPIVRALLPNAKAMPFAQELVEHCDHRGIQMALVTSSSLEAVSFKAAPHPWLKRIQLRVHGDDPELEAGKPDPAPFLLAASRLGFDPKTCWALEDSQAGTAAALSAGCHVWVLNEHGLTQAMDVNPRHINSLGVVLDMLVSTDG; this is encoded by the coding sequence GTGCCAGCTCTTCCCGCAGCCTGCCTGTTCGATCTGGATGGATTGCTGCTCGACACGGAGCCCTTGCACAGCCGAGGCTGGTCCGAAGCCGCCAGACACTTCGGAGCGCAGCTCAGCAACGACCAGTTGCTGCAACTCAAGGGGCGTCGTCGTCTCGACTGCGCCGCCCTGGTGAGCAGCTGGCTGCCGCGTCCTGTGGAATCAGACGACTTGCTGGCAGTTCAGCAGCCGATCGTGAGGGCGCTGCTTCCCAACGCCAAGGCCATGCCCTTCGCTCAAGAGCTGGTGGAGCACTGCGATCACCGAGGAATTCAGATGGCCTTGGTCACCAGCAGCAGCCTTGAAGCCGTGAGCTTTAAAGCCGCACCCCATCCCTGGCTGAAGCGGATCCAACTCAGGGTCCACGGAGACGATCCAGAGCTCGAAGCCGGCAAGCCGGACCCTGCACCATTCCTTCTGGCCGCGTCACGGCTTGGCTTTGATCCCAAGACCTGTTGGGCCCTGGAGGATTCTCAGGCAGGCACAGCGGCTGCGCTGTCAGCCGGGTGCCACGTCTGGGTGCTGAATGAACATGGACTAACCCAAGCAATGGATGTGAATCCAAGGCACATCAACAGTCTTGGTGTCGTTCTGGACATGTTGGTCAGTACAGACGGCTGA
- the acs gene encoding acetate--CoA ligase: MTESNTSIESVLQEQRVFQPPAEMEGAARIGSLETYRAMAEAATTDPDGFWGEAARRELHWFEPFHTVLDWSQPPFARWFEGGTTNLSYNCLDRHLEGAKAEKTALIWEGEPGDVRRFTYRELHAEVCKAANALKAMGIGKGDLVALYMPMIPEAAIAMLACARVGAPHSVVFGGFSAEALRDRLKDGEAKAVITADGGFRKDKPVSLKPAVDAALAEGACPSVTGVLVVQRTKQPVEMVAGRDQWWHDLVDTQGSDCPAEPMASEDRLFVLYTSGSTGKPKGVVHTTAGYNLWAHLTFQWIFDIRDNDIYWCTADVGWITGHSYIVYGPLSNAATTVMYEGAPRPSKPGAFWELIQKHGITIFYTAPTAIRAFMKSGRQVPDQFDMSSLRLLGTVGEPINPEAWMWYRDVIGGNRCPIVDTWWQTETGGVMISPLPGATPTKPGSATLPLPGIQADIVDAEGNSCGPDEGGYLAVRAPWPGMMRTVHGNPQRFRESYWEHIRPADGSYLYFAGDGARRDADGYFWVMGRVDDVINVSGHRLGTMEIESALVSHPAVAEAAVVGRPDDLKGEGIVAFVTLESGRASSDDLIKQLRAHVGTEIGPIARPDEIRCSDALPKTRSGKIMRRILRALAAGQEVSGDTSTLEDRSVLDRLRA, translated from the coding sequence GTGACCGAGTCCAATACGTCGATCGAAAGTGTCCTGCAGGAGCAGCGGGTGTTTCAGCCGCCGGCGGAGATGGAGGGTGCAGCACGCATCGGCAGTCTGGAGACTTACCGCGCCATGGCGGAGGCGGCGACCACGGATCCCGATGGGTTCTGGGGGGAGGCAGCCCGTCGTGAGCTGCATTGGTTCGAGCCGTTCCACACGGTTCTCGATTGGTCGCAACCTCCCTTCGCCCGCTGGTTTGAAGGGGGCACCACCAACCTTTCGTACAACTGCCTCGACCGACATCTCGAGGGGGCCAAGGCTGAGAAGACCGCGCTGATCTGGGAAGGGGAGCCCGGAGACGTGCGCCGTTTCACCTATCGCGAGCTCCATGCCGAGGTGTGCAAAGCCGCCAACGCCCTGAAGGCCATGGGCATCGGCAAAGGCGATCTGGTCGCCCTGTACATGCCGATGATTCCAGAGGCCGCCATTGCGATGCTCGCCTGCGCTCGCGTCGGTGCCCCCCATTCCGTTGTGTTTGGTGGTTTCTCTGCCGAGGCCTTGCGCGACCGCCTCAAGGACGGTGAGGCGAAGGCCGTGATCACGGCGGATGGGGGATTCAGAAAGGACAAGCCTGTTTCCCTCAAACCTGCCGTTGATGCCGCTCTAGCGGAGGGCGCCTGTCCTTCGGTGACTGGCGTGCTCGTGGTGCAGCGCACCAAGCAGCCCGTGGAGATGGTTGCCGGCCGTGATCAGTGGTGGCACGACCTCGTGGATACCCAGGGCAGCGATTGCCCTGCGGAGCCTATGGCCAGTGAAGATCGACTGTTCGTGCTCTACACCTCAGGCTCAACCGGCAAACCCAAGGGTGTGGTGCACACCACTGCCGGTTACAACCTCTGGGCCCATCTCACCTTCCAGTGGATTTTCGACATCCGCGATAACGACATCTACTGGTGCACAGCGGATGTTGGTTGGATCACCGGCCACAGCTACATCGTGTACGGCCCGCTGTCCAACGCTGCTACCACAGTGATGTACGAGGGCGCGCCGCGCCCCTCCAAACCCGGTGCGTTCTGGGAGTTGATCCAGAAGCACGGCATCACGATCTTCTACACCGCGCCGACGGCGATTCGAGCCTTCATGAAGAGTGGCCGCCAGGTGCCGGATCAATTCGACATGAGCAGCCTCCGTCTGCTTGGCACCGTTGGTGAACCGATCAATCCGGAGGCTTGGATGTGGTATCGCGACGTGATTGGCGGCAACCGCTGTCCGATTGTCGATACCTGGTGGCAGACCGAAACCGGTGGCGTGATGATCAGTCCGCTGCCTGGAGCTACTCCCACGAAACCGGGATCCGCCACGCTGCCGCTGCCGGGCATTCAGGCCGACATCGTTGATGCGGAAGGCAACAGCTGCGGGCCCGATGAAGGTGGGTATCTTGCCGTGCGGGCCCCCTGGCCCGGGATGATGCGGACGGTGCATGGCAACCCTCAGCGCTTTCGTGAGAGCTACTGGGAGCACATCCGTCCTGCCGACGGTTCGTACCTCTATTTCGCTGGGGATGGCGCCCGACGTGATGCCGATGGATATTTCTGGGTGATGGGCCGGGTGGATGACGTGATCAACGTCTCCGGTCACCGCCTCGGCACGATGGAAATTGAGTCCGCTCTGGTGAGCCATCCCGCGGTGGCGGAAGCTGCCGTGGTAGGGCGTCCCGATGACCTCAAAGGCGAGGGCATCGTGGCGTTCGTCACTCTTGAGTCGGGGCGTGCGTCGTCGGATGATCTGATCAAGCAGCTCAGGGCCCATGTGGGCACGGAGATCGGACCGATCGCCCGGCCTGATGAGATTCGTTGTAGTGATGCACTGCCCAAGACCCGCAGTGGCAAGATCATGCGCCGGATCCTGCGGGCGTTGGCTGCCGGTCAGGAGGTCAGCGGCGACACCAGCACCCTGGAGGATCGTTCGGTCCTCGATCGGCTGCGGGCATGA
- a CDS encoding DUF1350 family protein: MDWRQQGKIWQLRPSRPVGQVDFIGGSYLAATPQVSYRRMLEDLSNNGLVVNAWAYVPGFDHQSQAREAWSEFRTARKQLEERYGPLPMPLRLGHSLGCKLQLLAPDGGRNSRGLVALSFNNFQADRSIPLLGEIAPRLGVETEFSPSPGETLRLISRHYQQERNLLVRFGRDQLDQSDALLQALEQRPQNRTEVLQLPGDHLTPASAGLRRSILGDWADDPKRVGVIRQLTEVISSWSS, from the coding sequence ATGGATTGGCGTCAACAAGGAAAGATCTGGCAACTGAGACCATCACGGCCCGTCGGCCAGGTGGATTTCATCGGTGGGAGCTACCTGGCTGCCACGCCCCAGGTGAGTTACCGTCGAATGCTCGAAGATCTCAGCAACAACGGCCTGGTGGTCAACGCCTGGGCCTATGTGCCGGGGTTTGATCATCAAAGCCAGGCCCGGGAGGCCTGGTCCGAGTTTCGGACCGCACGCAAACAGCTCGAGGAGCGTTACGGCCCGTTGCCGATGCCGCTGCGGCTCGGTCACAGCCTCGGTTGCAAATTGCAGCTGCTGGCTCCGGACGGGGGGAGGAACAGCCGAGGTTTGGTGGCTCTCAGTTTCAACAATTTTCAGGCGGATCGATCGATCCCCCTGCTCGGGGAGATCGCCCCACGGCTGGGGGTTGAAACAGAGTTCAGTCCGTCACCTGGGGAGACCCTTCGGCTGATCAGCCGGCACTACCAGCAGGAACGCAACTTGCTGGTGCGGTTCGGCCGCGATCAACTGGATCAGAGCGATGCCTTGCTGCAGGCCCTTGAGCAACGACCGCAGAACCGCACCGAGGTGTTGCAGCTACCAGGCGACCACCTCACCCCAGCCAGTGCGGGGTTGAGGCGCAGCATCCTTGGCGACTGGGCGGATGACCCGAAACGAGTCGGTGTCATCCGTCAGTTGACCGAGGTGATTAGCAGCTGGTCCAGCTGA
- a CDS encoding peroxiredoxin, whose protein sequence is MALGVGDSLPGFCLDDQDGEQRTPEMVRGRWLVLFFYPKDDTPGCTIQACSFRDSSAAFQELGAEVWGISGDDAISHRRFATRHGLNFPLLVDRNNSLRRSLGVPKALGLMPGRVTYVVDGGGVIRHIFSNLLDGPAHVREAERVIASLQG, encoded by the coding sequence ATGGCCCTTGGCGTCGGCGACTCCCTGCCCGGCTTCTGTCTGGATGATCAGGATGGCGAGCAGCGGACTCCCGAGATGGTGCGTGGCCGCTGGCTGGTGCTGTTCTTCTACCCCAAGGACGACACGCCAGGGTGCACAATTCAGGCCTGCAGCTTTCGCGACAGCAGTGCCGCCTTTCAGGAACTCGGAGCCGAGGTCTGGGGCATCAGTGGTGATGACGCCATCAGCCACCGCCGCTTCGCGACACGCCATGGACTGAACTTCCCCCTGCTGGTCGATCGGAACAACAGTCTTCGCCGCAGCCTTGGGGTTCCCAAGGCCCTCGGGCTGATGCCCGGTCGGGTGACCTATGTGGTGGATGGTGGAGGGGTCATCCGGCACATCTTCAGCAACCTTCTGGATGGTCCTGCCCACGTGCGAGAAGCGGAACGGGTGATCGCCTCCCTCCAGGGCTGA
- a CDS encoding 3'-5' exonuclease: MADQLTLLEAVPEQCPEPEAPAGPATLLIIDTETTGLDPEKDRCLEVGAILFDVSARSVLAQQSFLLPVESNAAEPINRIPASVTRLPQPWTGALRWLDELLSASDVLVAHNAAFDRQWFGRDPLPAVSHPWLCSMEDLRWPADRQLRSRPSVRDLALAYGVPVWSAHRALTDCIYLAEVFARCDDLETMLLHGLEPRQLMRARVSYDDRHLARDAGFRWNDPVKGAWTRRLSQREVKSLDFPVEVVEPGPERRAA, encoded by the coding sequence ATGGCTGATCAGTTGACCTTGTTGGAGGCGGTGCCGGAGCAGTGTCCTGAGCCGGAGGCTCCGGCAGGTCCTGCCACGCTTCTGATCATTGACACCGAGACCACAGGGCTGGATCCGGAGAAGGATCGTTGCCTCGAAGTCGGGGCGATTTTGTTTGATGTGTCGGCACGATCCGTTCTGGCGCAGCAGTCCTTTCTGTTGCCGGTGGAATCCAATGCGGCGGAACCGATCAACCGGATCCCCGCGTCGGTCACACGGTTGCCTCAGCCCTGGACTGGTGCACTGCGCTGGTTGGATGAACTCCTCTCCGCCTCGGACGTGCTGGTGGCCCACAACGCTGCCTTCGATCGTCAGTGGTTTGGTCGGGATCCCTTGCCTGCCGTCAGCCATCCATGGCTTTGTTCGATGGAGGACTTGCGCTGGCCTGCCGATCGCCAGCTGCGTTCACGGCCTTCCGTGCGGGATCTCGCTCTGGCTTATGGCGTTCCGGTCTGGTCAGCCCATCGGGCATTGACCGATTGCATCTATCTGGCGGAGGTGTTCGCCCGTTGCGACGATCTGGAGACGATGCTGCTGCACGGCCTTGAGCCCCGCCAGTTAATGCGGGCCAGGGTGTCCTACGACGACCGCCATCTCGCACGGGATGCTGGATTCCGCTGGAACGATCCTGTGAAAGGGGCCTGGACTCGCCGCCTGAGCCAACGGGAGGTCAAGAGCCTCGATTTTCCTGTTGAGGTCGTTGAACCTGGTCCGGAACGCCGCGCTGCCTGA